In one Dermochelys coriacea isolate rDerCor1 chromosome 20, rDerCor1.pri.v4, whole genome shotgun sequence genomic region, the following are encoded:
- the NAB2 gene encoding NGFI-A-binding protein 2 codes for MPGRGERGAGELGARAAGRGSSQASLPHAMALPRTLGELQLYRVLQRANLLSYYETFIQQGGDDVQQLCEAGEEEFLEIMALVGMATKPLHVRRLQKALREWASNPGLFSQPMASLPVSSIPLFKISETGGRKSLSNGHASPGEAAGKGGSGLATPPTRSPSEPGEKLSPLPAPQWPGRSTPESEGGGAEEDGGPPPFSPGGGGEPAPEQLDPELARTVAESVERLLQSCPRGGEPELRALLKLNKKLAKAVGHIFQLDDGDRRKEEEIRRHSAIYGRGEARRRDGKPLTLHELTINEAAAQFCLRDHTLLLRRVELFSLSRQVARESTYLSSLKGVRSHPDESGAVQPKKLKQEVGEQSRPEPLQLPGGSESYAPPYRASLEEDAASLSGESLDGHLQAVGSCPRLTPPPNASLDLPLSLPPHGLWSRHILQQTLMDEGLRLARLVSHERVGHLSPCLPGKAPGPEFEDGLAEGGPPAQAETRQSSVKVEPETSRQ; via the exons CACCCTGGGCGAGCTGCAGCTGTACCGGGTGCTGCAGCGGGCCAACCTGCTCTCCTACTACGAGACCTTCATTCAGCAGGGCGGGGACGACGTGCAGCAGCTGTGTGAGGCGGGCGAGGAGGAGTTCCTGGAGATCATGGCGCTGGTCGGCATGGCCACCAAGCCCCTGCACGTCCGGCGCCTCCAGAAGGCCTTGCGAGAGTGGGCCTCCAACCCCGGCCTCTTCAGCCAGCCCATGGCCTCCCTGCCCGTCAGCAGCATCCCCCTCTTCAAGATCTCCGAGACCGGCGGGCGCAAGTCGCTCAGCAACGGGCACGCCAGCCCCGGCGAGGCCGCGGGCAAGGGGGGCAGCGGGCTGGCCACACCGCCCACCCGCAGCCCCTCGGAGCCGGGAGAGAAGCTctcccccctgcccgccccccagtGGCCGGGGCGGAGCACCCCGGAGTCGGAGGGGGGTGGCGCGGAAGAGGACGGGGGGCCGCCCCCCTTCTCgccggggggaggcggggagccGGCCCCGGAGCAGCTGGACCCGGAGTTGGCGCGGACGGTGGCGGAGAGCGTGGAGCGGCTGCTGCAGAGCTGCCCGCGGGGGGGCGAGCCCGAGCTGCGTGCCCTCCTGAAGCTCAACAAGAAGCTGGCCAAGGCGGTCGGGCACATCTTCCAGCTGGACGACGGGGACCGGCGCAAGGAGGAGGAGATCCGGCGGCACAGCGCCATCTACGGGCGGGGCGAGGCCCGGCGCCGCGACGGCAAGCCGCTCACGCTGCATGAG CTGACCATCAACGAGGCGGCGGCCCAGTTCTGCTTGCGCGACCACACGCTGCTGCTGCGCCGGGTGGAGCTGTTCTCCCTGTCGCGCCAGGTGGCCCGGGAAAGCACCTACCTGTCCTCGCTCAAGGGAGTCAG GTCGCATCCGGACGAGAGTGGAGCCGTGCAGCCCAAGAAGCTGAAGCAGGAG GTGGGTGAGCAGAGCCGCCCCGagcccctgcagctgccagggGGGTCAGAGTCCTACGCCCCCCCGTACCGAGCCAGCCTGGAGGAGGACGCGGCCAGCCTGTCGGGAGAGAGCCTGGATGGGCATCTGCAGG ctgtggGATCCTGCCCCCGCCTCACACCACCCCCCAACGCCTCCCTCGACCTGCCCCTCAGCCTCCCGCCCCATGGGCTCTGGAGCCGTCACATCCTGCAGCAGACGCTGATGGACGAGGGGCTACGCCTGGCCCGGCTGGTGTCCCATGAGCGGGTTGGGCacctcagcccctgcctgccGGGCAAGGCCCCGGGTCCAG AGTTCGAGGACGGGCTGGCGGAGGGGGGCCCCCCGGCCCAGGCCGAGACCCGCCAGAGCAGCGTCAAGGTGGAGCCGGAGACAAGCCGGCAGTGA